The following are encoded in a window of Mesorhizobium shangrilense genomic DNA:
- a CDS encoding ABC transporter ATP-binding protein: MSNDLSLPDKPGEVTLSTVVQASPPGKPDTLLNIRNLRIEATVYPPGESPKNVVLVHDVSLTLKRGRVLGLIGESGAGKSTIGLASMGYGRGGVKITGGEVILNGRDILKVGAKGMRKLRGREVCYVAQSAAAAFNPAHRLMDQVVEAALLHGMATRTEAEKRAIALFMKLGLPDPENIGKRFPHQVSGGQLQRVMTAMALCSEPDLIVFDEPTTALDVTTQIDVLAAIRDAIRDTGVAALYITHDLAVVAQVADEIMVLRNGKLVERGMTQQIINQPHEQYTRALVSVHHIDHEQKDCGTAPVLSVKGLTAGYGDGAIKVLRDVSLDLHTGQTLAVVGESGSGKSTLARVITGLLPPLAGSIQFDGRDLPRRLAERSKDDLQQLQMIYQMADTAMNPRQSVATIIGRPLEFYFGINGAGRDHRVAELLDKIEMGKSLANRYPAELSGGQKQRVCIARALAAKPKLIICDEVTSALDPLVANGILKLLLHLQKEEGVAYLLITHDLATVKSIADSISVMYRGQVVRYGAKTQVLSPPFDPYTELLLSSVPEMEVGWLDKAIGSRRMKSAGN; encoded by the coding sequence ATGTCAAATGATCTCTCATTGCCGGACAAGCCGGGTGAAGTGACGCTCTCCACGGTCGTGCAAGCCAGTCCACCGGGGAAGCCCGACACGTTGCTCAACATACGCAACCTTCGGATTGAGGCGACGGTCTACCCACCGGGCGAGAGCCCAAAGAACGTAGTTCTCGTCCACGACGTTTCGCTGACGCTGAAACGGGGCAGGGTTTTGGGTCTGATTGGCGAATCGGGCGCCGGCAAGTCCACCATAGGTCTGGCCAGCATGGGTTATGGTCGCGGCGGGGTCAAAATAACTGGCGGCGAGGTCATCCTTAACGGCCGTGACATTCTGAAGGTCGGCGCAAAGGGCATGCGCAAACTCCGGGGCCGCGAGGTCTGCTATGTTGCGCAGTCGGCCGCCGCCGCATTCAACCCAGCCCACCGGCTGATGGACCAGGTGGTGGAGGCGGCACTTCTACATGGCATGGCAACGCGGACAGAAGCTGAGAAGCGGGCGATTGCTCTATTTATGAAGCTTGGCCTTCCTGACCCCGAAAACATCGGCAAACGTTTCCCCCATCAGGTTTCGGGCGGTCAGTTGCAGCGCGTCATGACGGCCATGGCGCTCTGCTCGGAGCCTGACCTCATTGTCTTCGACGAGCCAACCACAGCGCTCGACGTCACTACACAAATTGACGTGCTGGCCGCGATCCGGGACGCCATCCGTGACACCGGGGTCGCGGCACTTTACATCACCCACGACTTGGCGGTGGTGGCGCAGGTCGCGGACGAGATCATGGTGCTGCGCAACGGCAAGCTCGTAGAGCGGGGAATGACGCAGCAGATCATCAACCAGCCGCACGAGCAATACACGCGAGCCCTCGTTTCAGTGCATCACATCGATCACGAGCAGAAGGACTGCGGCACGGCGCCTGTGCTGTCAGTCAAAGGCCTGACAGCAGGTTACGGCGACGGAGCAATCAAGGTCTTACGCGATGTTTCCCTGGACCTTCATACTGGACAGACGCTCGCCGTGGTCGGCGAATCGGGCTCGGGTAAATCGACGCTGGCGCGGGTGATCACTGGGTTGCTGCCGCCTTTGGCAGGCAGCATCCAGTTCGACGGGCGCGACCTTCCCCGTCGGTTGGCCGAGCGATCGAAGGATGACCTTCAGCAACTTCAGATGATCTATCAAATGGCGGACACCGCGATGAATCCGCGCCAGAGCGTGGCGACGATCATCGGGCGGCCGCTCGAATTCTATTTCGGTATCAACGGTGCGGGGCGCGACCATCGCGTGGCCGAACTGCTTGACAAGATCGAAATGGGCAAGAGCCTGGCGAACCGGTATCCGGCAGAGCTGTCGGGCGGACAAAAGCAGCGCGTTTGCATCGCGCGGGCGCTTGCGGCAAAGCCGAAGCTGATCATCTGCGACGAGGTGACTTCGGCTCTCGACCCATTGGTTGCCAACGGAATCTTGAAGCTCTTGCTGCACTTGCAGAAGGAGGAGGGGGTAGCCTATCTCTTAATTACCCACGATCTCGCAACGGTGAAATCGATCGCCGATTCGATCTCGGTGATGTATCGCGGGCAAGTGGTCCGCTACGGGGCAAAAACCCAGGTTCTTAGCCCACCTTTCGATCCTTATACTGAACTTCTGCTGTCTTCCGTTCCTGAGATGGAGGTCGGCTGGCTAGATAAGGCCATCGGCTCCCGGCGGATGAAGAGCGCCGGGAATTAA
- a CDS encoding LysR family transcriptional regulator, producing MAIRLDDDLLRTFVAVADFENFTRAAAALGRTQSAVSIRVKRLEELAGTPLFVRGSRGVTLTCLGSELLKGARRVVDLLQKTEASFAVKPLGGHVRIGIPEEYGTTILSGTLRTFANTHPNVEITIRNGKSSALKEALERGDLDLAVAFEWETRTHGEVLMFDPIVWVTSDRHDLHRQSPIPVALYESCGWCSEFAHRALQTHGRAYRVAYRSDSSAGLQFAVASGLAIAPLPRNNIPGDCRELTLVDGFVGNDSSNLAMHLCGDVAEEAVNAVADALREAFTTGARVATRPRRPAK from the coding sequence GTGGCCATTCGGCTTGACGACGATCTGCTGCGCACCTTTGTCGCTGTAGCTGACTTTGAGAACTTCACCCGCGCCGCGGCTGCTCTGGGTCGAACACAGTCGGCCGTCAGCATACGGGTGAAGCGACTGGAAGAACTCGCTGGCACTCCATTGTTCGTACGCGGTTCCCGCGGCGTAACCTTGACGTGCCTGGGAAGCGAACTTCTTAAGGGCGCACGGCGAGTTGTTGATCTCCTTCAGAAGACGGAAGCATCTTTCGCCGTTAAGCCATTAGGCGGACACGTCCGCATAGGGATTCCCGAGGAATATGGGACCACCATTCTGTCTGGCACACTCCGCACTTTTGCCAACACACACCCTAACGTTGAGATCACAATCCGAAACGGCAAATCTAGCGCGCTGAAAGAGGCACTTGAACGGGGCGATTTGGACCTGGCAGTGGCGTTCGAATGGGAAACGAGGACACACGGAGAGGTATTGATGTTTGACCCCATCGTGTGGGTGACATCTGACAGGCACGATCTGCATAGACAGTCACCCATTCCGGTAGCACTCTATGAGAGCTGCGGCTGGTGCTCCGAATTCGCTCACCGAGCGTTACAAACCCACGGGCGAGCCTACCGCGTTGCTTACAGAAGCGACAGTAGTGCCGGCTTGCAATTCGCGGTGGCCTCGGGACTGGCTATTGCCCCGCTGCCGCGCAACAACATTCCTGGCGATTGTCGCGAGCTAACCCTGGTCGACGGTTTTGTCGGCAACGATTCGTCCAATCTCGCAATGCATCTGTGTGGAGATGTGGCCGAAGAAGCCGTCAATGCTGTAGCTGATGCCCTCCGTGAGGCATTCACGACCGGTGCCCGCGTCGCAACCCGACCGCGAAGACCGGCGAAATAG